A section of the Oryza sativa Japonica Group chromosome 1, ASM3414082v1 genome encodes:
- the LOC4325472 gene encoding reticulon-like protein B9 → MAITVRTHRTTKLFGRERPLHDALGGHKAADIILWRERRVSASIVAGATVAWYLFEVAEYHFLSLACYLAMLGMLVVFIWANASAFFNLPAPRIPEIFVSERTTRQVILALHSRLTWFVHRLYDIACGKDIKMFILTVFSLFIASVIASCFSSLTLLYLVVLGTMTLPVMYENYESEVDHLVSTAVHDLRSHVGDIDSGVFKKIPRGRGATAN, encoded by the exons ATGGCTATAACTGTACGAACTCACAGGACAACCAAGCTCTTCGGCAGGGAAAGGCCACTGCATGACGCCCTAGGTGGACACAAAG CTGCAGACATCATCCtgtggagggagaggagggtgtCGGCGTCCATCGTCGCCGGAGCGACGGTGGCATGGTATCTGTTCGAGGTGGCGGAGTACCATTTCCTGTCGCTGGCATGCTACCTCGCCATGCTCGGCATGCTCGTCGTCTTCATATGGGCCAATGCTTCTGCTTTCTTCAACCT GCCGGCTCCAAGAATCCCTGAAATTTTTGTGTCGGAGAGAACCACCAGGCAAGTGATCCTGGCCTTGCACAGCAGGCTAACTTGGTTCGTGCACAGGCTCTACGACATTGCTTGTGGAAAGGACATCAAAATGTTCATCTTG ACGGTGTTCTCCCTGTTCATAGCGTCAGTGATCGCAAGCTGCTTCAGCTCCCTGACTCTCCTGTACCTAG TTGTGCTAGGCACCATGACGCTGCCTGTGATGTACGAGAATTACGAGAGCGAGGTCGACCACCTGGTGTCGACGGCGGTGCACGATCTCCGGAGCCACGTCGGCGACATCGATTCTGGTGTTTTCAAGAAGAtcccaagagggagaggagccACTGCAAATTGA
- the LOC4325473 gene encoding leucine-rich repeat extensin-like protein 2 — MDSVPAAGVGVGGGGAGAGYPESTESSPRSRGGDSWDEPFPSSAAAAAAAAGGGRLRLMCSFGGRIVPRPTDKSLCYLGGETRIVAVERNASLADVHARLSRSLLGGQPFTLKYQLPNEDLDSLISVSTDEDLDNLVDEYDRIAATSSGGGSSRTSRIRLFLFPAKPESSSSLGSLLDDSSKSESWFVDALNSAISGSLDGIPRGISTDSASVNCLLGLEDDSSTHSRGGPPNSSPAEEQRANQQKLAAAAAVAAARHPHDVQSVPDSPMIDKNSSFGSTSSAPSLSNLPPIRVRPEDRPPDSRLAPQVPVEDHFAQMGISDQPVQPVIGGYMQPPPQVPIPNMAVPSISPSDASSRVFSDDDKSDHGGGGGRKPQPPKPEVPPVADPTNRAMYYNDRSPPAELKRDMPVGTDAASYRVPVPAQDAAAAAAAAAAAAQQPPAGYVYAQMHAPPPQQQPPPPQQQQPVPQQYVTAQNQHFIHNPATGTFIPIQSYYHHPVPQQAPQPPMPQPVPQPQQSHAFDPNTGMYYIPMRTNAPQAYSMPPGAAAVPPPTLVDTTPKPTVPIPQMAVKQPELQQPGLYRTTAAPTPVPASNAPAYAGMGYHHVIQTHHHPAPQPAATVAGNFGYDYGDPTRAQVFYSQAAAPPTLPPQYQPMGSPDAGQADLKQARAS; from the exons ATGGACTCGGTGCCGGCCGCCggagtcggcgtcggcggcggcggcgcgggcgcgggctaCCCGGAGTCCACGGAGTCATCCCCACGCAGCCGGGGCGGCGACTCGTGGGACGAGCCCTTCccttcctccgccgcggcggcggccgcggctgcCGGGGGAGGGAGGCTCCGCCTCATGTGCAGCTTCGGCGGGCGGATCGTGCCGCGCCCCACGGACAAGTCGCTGTGCTACCTCGGCGGGGAGACCCGGATCGTGGCCGTCGAGCGGAACGCCTCGCTGGCCGACGTCCACGCGCGGCTCTCCCGCTCGCTCCTCGGCGGCCAGCCGTTTACTCTCAAGTACCAGCTCCCCAACGAGGACCTCGACTCGCTCATCTCGGTCTCCACCGACGAGGACCTCGATAACCTCGTCGACGAGTACGACCgcatcgccgccacctcctccggcggcggctcctccCGCACGTCGCGGATCCGCCTCTTCCTCTTCCCGGCCAAGCCCgagtcatcctcctccctcggcTCCCTCCTCGACGACTCCTCCAAGTCCGAGTCATGGTTCGTCGACGCCCTCAACAGCGCCATCTCCGGCTCCCTCGACGGCATCCCGCGCGGGATCTCCACCGACTCCGCCTCAGTCAACTGCCTCCTCGGCCTCGAGGACGACTCCTCCACGCACTCCCGCGGCGGCCCGCCTAACTCTTCTCCCGCCGAGGAACAGCGCGCCAACCAGCAGaagctcgccgcggccgcggccgttgCTGCGGCGAGGCACCCGCACGACGTGCAGTCCGTGCCGGACTCGCCGATGATTGACAAGAACTCCTCGTTCGGATCAACGTCCTCTGCGCCATCGCTGTCGAATCTACCGCCGATACGGGTGCGGCCCGAGGATCGCCCGCCGGATAGCCGACTCGCCCCGCAGGTTCCCGTTGAGGATCACTTCGCCCAGATGGGGATCTCCGATCAGCCGGTGCAGCCTGTAATTGGGGGATACATGCAGCCGCCGCCACAGGTGCCGATCCCCAACATGGCTGTCCCCAGCATCTCCCCCTCGGATGCGTCCAGCCGAGTGTTCTCCGACGATGACAAGTCcgatcacggcggcggcggaggtcggaAGCCGCAGCCACCCAAGCCGGAGGTTCCACCTGTCGCTGACCCCACCAACAG AGCCATGTACTACAACGATAGATCGCCTCCTGCTGAATTGAAGCGTGACATGCCGGTTGGAACTGATGCTGCCAGCTATCGTGTGCCTGTGCCAGCCCAagatgctgctgccgccgccgccgctgcggctgctgctgcccaGCAACCCCCAGCTGGGTATGTGTATGCACAGATGCATGCGCCGCCACCGCAGCAGCAACCCCCACCACCACAGCAGCAACAGCCAGTCCCACAGCAATATGTCACTGCACAAAATCAGCATTTCATTCACAATCCAGCTACTGGCACATTCATCCCAATCCAATCCTATTACCACCATCCGGTCCCTCAGCAAGCACCACAGCCGCCCATGCCGCAGCCTGTGCCACAGCCACAACAATCACACGCTTTCGACCCAAATACTGGCATGTATTACATTCCCATGCGCACGAATGCGCCTCAGGCATATAGCATGCCTCCTGGTGCCGCTGCTGTGCCGCCTCCCACCCTTGTTGACACTACACCAAAACCAACCGTGCCAATTCCTCAGATGGCCGTGAAGCAGCCTGAACTGCAGCAACCTGGTTTGTACCGAACTACCGCAGCACCTACCCCTGTACCAGCGTCTAATGCTCCTGCGTATGCTGGGATGGGCTACCACCATGTTATTCAAACACACCATCATCCAGCGCCACAGCCTGCAGCGACTGTGGCAGGCAATTTTGGATATGACTATGGTGATCCCACGCGAGCACAGGTCTTCTACTCGCAGGCAGCGGCACCACCAACATTGCCACCTCAGTATCAGCCCATGGGCTCGCCCGATGCTGGCCAGGCTGACCTGAAACAGGCCCGGGCTTCATAG